The following DNA comes from Rhea pennata isolate bPtePen1 chromosome 7, bPtePen1.pri, whole genome shotgun sequence.
TTGAATGTCCTGAGGCAGACTTAAGATTTGACTGTGGAAGTATTAAATTCAGTGTAGAATTTAATATGAGTATCTATTCATCTTGTTCCAGTTTACTgtaaaaatcattaattttattgCTTGTTAGGACAAGTGACCATGGCAGGCCATGACTCAGGATCTCAACACCAGTTCACTGgatttcagaaatacttcaaTTCCTATACCATCATAGGCAGGAGGAATGTATGTATTATGTAAATTAACTTTTGTGGTGTAGCATAAtggtgttttgggggttttagACTGAAACtaaacttctgtatttttcagtatgtaATAGCGACGTATACAAGCATTGCAATGCTCATCTTATACTTCAAGCTTAGGCCTAAAAAGAAAACTCCTGCTGTGACAGAAAAGTAAACGGTAAGTGGCTGGTGTTCTTCCAGGACCAAAATGATACAAAGCTA
Coding sequences within:
- the ATP5MK gene encoding ATP synthase membrane subunit K, mitochondrial: MAGHDSGSQHQFTGFQKYFNSYTIIGRRNYVIATYTSIAMLILYFKLRPKKKTPAVTEK